The Flexivirga aerilata sequence CCGTCCGGCGGCAGGGCCGGCTCGATCTGCTGGTGCACAACGCCAGCACGCTCGGTCCGACCCCGCTGCCCGCACTCGGCACGGTCACGGTCGCGGACCTGCAGGACGTCTGGCGCACCAACATCGGCGCGCCGCTGATCCTGACCGCGGACCTGCTGCCCACCCTGCTCGCCAGCGACGGCGTCCTGCTCTCCATCTCCTCCGACGCCGCCGTCGAGCACTACGAGGGCTGGGGCCTCTACGGCGCCTCCAAGGCCGGACTGGACCACATCACGCTCACCTTCGCGGCCGAGAACCCCGCGCTGCACGCCTACGCTGTCGACCCGGGCGATATGCGCACCGCGATGCACCAGGCGGCCTTCCCGGGGGAGGACATCTCCGACCGGCCGCTGCCGCAGGAGGTTGTGCCGCGGCTGCGGTCGCTGTGGACGACCCGGCCGCCGTCCGGCAGATACCGGGCCACGGAGCTGCCGGCCGACGGTCCCGCCAGTGCCGCCGGTGCCGCCGGTGCCGCCGGCGCCGTGGCCGACGAGACCGTCGGGGTGCGCGCATGAGGACCGGTGGACCCACGAGGACGCTGCGCACCGGCCCGGCCACCCGCTTCCCGGCGCCCGAGGAGCAGACAGCTCCGGCACCCGCCGAGGAGCGCGGCCTGGCCCGGGACGAGGTGCGGCTGCTGGTCGGCACCCGCGACGGCATCGACCACGTGCGCTTCCGCGACCTGCCCGACCACCTCAGCGCGGGGGATCTGGTGGTGGTCAACAACTCCGCGACGATCGCCGGTCAGGTCGACGCCCGCGTCGCCGGGAGCGGGCCGGTCGTGCTGCACGTCGCGACGCCGCTCGACGACGGCACGTGGGTGGTGGAGTTGCGTTCGGCGCCGGACGCCGCCCGCGCCGTGCTCGACGCGCGACCCGGCGACCATCTCGAGACGGGCGCGCTCGTGCTCACGCTGCGTGCGCCATACCCGTTCGACTCCTCGCCGACCGGCACGGGCAATCGCCTCTGGCAGGCCGAGGTCGACGGCGACCTGGCCGCTCACCTGCGGGTCGCGGGACGGCCCATCAGCTACGGCTACCTCGACCGGCGCTACCCGCTGTCGGCCTACCAGACGGTCTTCAGCACCGTGCCCGGAAGTGCCGAAATGCCTTCGGCGGCAAGGCCGTTCACGCCCGAGGTCGTCACCCGGCTGGTCGCCGCAGGCGTCGGGGTCGCGCCGATCACCCTGCACACCGGAGTGTCCTCCCAGGAAGCGGGAGAGGGGCCGCAGGCCGAACGCTTCGAGGTGCCGGAGGCGACCGCGCGTCAGGTCAACGCGACCCGCGCCGCCGGCGGCCGCGTCGTCGCGGTCGGCACCACCGTCACGCGCGCGCTGGAGTCGGCGGTCACCACCGATGGACGGGTCGGCCCGGCATACGGATGGACCGAGCGGGTGGTTACCCCCGACGACCCGCCGCGCGTCGTCGACGGCCTGATCACCGGCTGGCACGACCCGCAGGCCTCGCACCTGCTGCTCGTGGAGGCGGTCGCCGGCCCCGTCCTCACCCAGGCGGCGTATGACGCGGCGGTCGCCCACGGCTACCGCTGGCACGAGTTCGGCGACGCTGCGCTCCTACTCTGATGGCTCGATTCCGCGCATCGGGACCGGCTTGCTGCGCTGCGCCGGTCCCGGCTGTCATCTCGCTGCGCTGCTGCTGTGATGGCTCGATTCCGCGCGTCGGGACCGGCTTGCTGCGCTGCGCCGGTCCCGGCTGTCATCTCGCGGCGTTGCTGCTGTGATGGCTCGATTCCGCGCGTCGGGACGTCGTGGTCATGCGCGCTCCAAAACCCTGCGAAAATAGGTCGCATGTCTTTGAAGTCCCGTAGTGACGTGCGTAACGTCGCGATCGTTGCCCACGTCGACCACGGCAAGACGACCCTCGTCGACAAGATGCTCTGGCAGACCGGCTCCTTCGGGGAGCGGCAGACCGTCGAGACCACCGGCGAGCGAGTCATGGACTCCGGTGACCTCGAGCGCGAGAAGGGCATCACGATCCTCGCCAAGAACACCGCGATCTCCTACGACGGGCCGTCCGCCGACGGCAAGCCGGTGACCATCAACATCATCGACACCCCCGGCCACGCCGACTTCGGCGGCGAGGTGGAGCGCGGTCTGTCGATGGTCGACGGTGTCGTGCTGCTCGTCGACGCCAGCGAGGGCCCGCTGCCGCAGACCCGTTTCGTGCTGCGCAAGGCGCTCGCGGCCAAGATGCCGGTGATCCTCTGCATCAACAAGGTCGACCGCCCCGACTCCCGCATCGAGGAGGTCGAGGAGGAGACCTACGAGCTGTTCATGGATCTGCTCGACGACGCCGACGCCGATGCCGACCAGCTGGACTTCCCGGTGGTCTACGCCTCGGCGAAGGCCGGTGTCGCCTCCACGACCCGCCCGGCCAACGGCGGCCTGCCCGACGGCAACGACCTGGAGCCGCTCTTCAAGACCATCCTGGAGACCATCCCGGCGCCGACGTATGACGACCAGGCCCCGCTCCAGGCGCACGTCACCAACCTCGACTCCAGCAACTTCCTCGGCCGGCTCGCGCTGCTGCGCGTGCACAACGGCGAGATCAAGAAGAACCAGCAGGTCACCTGGTGCCGCCACGACGGCTCCCAGCGATCGGTGAAGATCACCGAGCTGCTGATGACCGAGGGCCTGGAGCGTCAGCCCGCCGACTCCGCCGGCCCCGGCGACATCATCGCCGTCGCGGGCATCCCCGAGATCACCATCGGCGAGACCCTTGCCGACCCGGACAACCCGATCCCGTTGCCGCTCATCACGGTCGACGAGCCGGCGATCTCGATGACGATCGGCACCAACACCTCGCCGATGGCCGGCAAGGTCCGCGGGTCGAAGGTCACCGCGCGCCTGGTCAAGGACCGGCTCGACCGCGAGCTGATCGGCAACGTGTCGCTGCGCGTGCTGCCCACCGAGCGCCCCGACGCGTGGGAGGTGCAGGGTCGTGGTGAGCTCGCGCTCGCGATCCTGGTCGAGCAGATGCGCCGCGAGGGTTACGAGCTGACCGTCGGCAAGCCGCAGGTCGTCACCAAGGAGGTCGACGGCAAGCTGCAGGAGCCGGTCGAGCACCTGACGATCGACACCCCCGAGGAGCACCTCGGCACGATCACCCAGATCCTCGCCGCCCGCAAGGGCCGCATGGAGCAGATGACCAACCACGGCACCGGTTGGGTCCGCATGGAATTCGTCGTCCCGTCCCGTGGCCTGATCGGCTTCCGCACCGAGTTCCTGACCGAGACCCGTGGCACCGGCATCGCCCACCACGTCTTCTCCGGCTACGAGCCCTGGTTCGGCCCGATCGTCACCCGGCAGTCCGGTTCGCTGGTCGCCGACCGCTCCGGCGCGGTCACCTCCTACGCGATGGTCAACCTGCAGGAGCGCGGCACGCTCTTCGTCGAGCCGACCACCGAGGTCTACGAGGGCATGATCGTCGGGGAAAACTCCCGCGCCGACGACATGGACGTCAACATCACCAAGGAGAAGAAGCTCACCAACGTGCGCGCCTCGAGCGCGGACAACTTCGAGAAGATCTTCCCGCCGCGCAAGCTGTCGCTCGAGCAGAGCCTGGAGTTCTGCCGCGAGGACGAATGCGTCGAGGTGACCCCGGACGACGTGCGCATCCGCAAGGTCGTGCTCAACGCCGGTGAACGCGCCCGTGCCGCCGCTCGCGCCCGGAGCTCCGCGAAAAGCTAACTATGCGAATGGTTTTCGTGCACGCGCACCCGGACGACGAGTCGCTGTGGACCGGGCTCGCGATCGCCCACCACGCGGCCCGCGGGGACGACGTGCACGTGCTCACCGCAACCCTCGGCGAGGAGGGTGAGGTCATCCCGCCCGAGCTCCGGCACCTGCAGCTGCCGGACGGCGAGGCCCGCCCGGCCGACATCGCCGACCCGCTCGCTGCGGTGCGCCGCGACGAACTCGCCGGCGCCACCAAGGCGCTCGGGGTCAGCTCGGTGACGGTGCTGGCCGATGGCGGCTACCGCGACTCCGGCATGGCGGGCACCCCGTCGGCCGCGCACCCGCGGGCCTTCACCGGCGCCTCGGTGGACGAGGTGGCGGCCGCCATCGCTGGCCACCTGCGGCAGCTGGACGCCGACGTGGTCGTCACCTACGACGCGCACGGCGGCTACGGCCACCCCGACCACATCCGCACGCACGACGCGACCCGGCTGGCGGTGGCCTCCATCGAGCGGCAGCCGGCGCTGTATGCCGTTGTCACTCCTCGCAGTTGGGCGACCGAAGACCGTCGGTGGCTCGCCGGTCACGTCGACCGCCCGGGTGTCGTCGTGCCGCCGGAGGACGATGCGTTCCTGCCGAGCGTCGTCGACGACGAGGTCGTCACGCACACCGTGGTCGACGAGCGTGCGCTGCCCGCGCAGGTGGCCGCGCTGGAGCAGCACCGCACCCAGGTGAGCGTCTTCGACGGCTACTACACGCTGTCCAACGACGTCGCGACCCGCCTCGCCGCACGCGAGGCGTTCGTGCGGCTGGACCCGGCGACCGGTGGGGTGGCAGAGGGGACCCCGTCGGCGCGCGACCTGCGTCATACAGGCTTGGCAGGATGACCGAACAACCCGAACAACCACTGCAACAGCCCGAGCCGGTCGATCCCGACGCCTTCCGGCAGGTGATGGGCCGGCTGGTCACCGGCGTGACGGTCGTGACGACCAAGGCGGGCGGCCTCGACCACGCGATGACCGCCAACGCCGTCATGTCGGTGTCGCTGGAGCCGCTGCTGGTCGTGCTGAGCGTCGAGAAGGAGGCGCGCTTCCACGACGCGGTGCTGGAGTCGCAGGTCTGGGGCATCAGCATCCTGCCCGAATCCGCCCGGGCGACCGCCACCTGGCTCGCGACCCGCGGCCGCCCGCTGCACGGTCAGCTCGACCGCATCCCGCACCACCACGGGCCGGCGACCGGGGTGGCCCTCCTCGACGACGCACTCGGCACCCTCGAATGTCACACCTTCGACACGGTCGGCGCGGGAGATCATTCGCTGCTGATCGGCGACGTACGCTCGTTGTCGATCAATGAACGGCCAGGTGACGCCCTGGTCTACTACCGGGGAGCATTTGGGGTACAACGTTGACGATCGACGAGGCGCAGGCGGGGGAAGTCGTGGCCGACGGCAAGAAGCCCGGCAAACGGCGCGCCCTGCGCCGCGCGCTGTGGATCGGCGGGCCGATCGTCCTGCTGGCGGGCGGCTACGTCGCACTGGCGGCGTCGCAGTCCGGCACCGTGCCCGACGGCACGACAGTGGGCGGCGTCAAGATCGGCGGCCTCGACGAGGCCGACGCGACCGCCAAGCTGCGGGCGTCGACCCGGGCGCAGCTCGACAAGCCGATCACGATCACGGCGGTCGGGCGCGACCTCACGATCACCCCGGCGAGCTCCGGCATCTCGATCGACACCTCGCGCGGGCTCGACGGGCTGACCGGCTTCTCGCTCAACCCCCGGGTGGTGTGGCAGCACCTCACCGGTGGGGGACCGCACCGCAACCTGCCGACCACGATCGACCAGGGCGCGCTGCAGCAGGCGGTGGCGCAGGCCGGAGCCGTCATCAAGGGCTCACCGGTCAACGGCTCGGTGAAGTTCCTCGGCGGCAAGGTCGTCACGACTCCGTCCACCCCGGGCAAGGGCGTCGACGCGGGCGCCGTGGCCAAGGACATCGCGGACGGCTGGCCCGGCCGCACCAGCTACCCGGCGGACATCTCCGAGCAGCCGCCGGCGCTCACCGACGGCGAGATCGACCGCTACGTCAAGTCCTTCGCCGACCCGGCGATGTCGGCGCCGGTCACGGTTGCCGTCGGCGACAAGTCCGCCAAGCTGCAGCCCAAGGAGGTCTCCGACCTGCTCAGCACCAGCTTCGACGGCACGTCCCTGCAGCCCAAGGTCGACCAGGGCATGCTCAAGGAGTTCCTCGACAGCCGCACGGCGGGGCTGGTCACCTCGCCGGTCAACGCCAAGCTGACCGTCAAGGACGGGCAGACCTCCGTCATACCCGGTAAGGACGGGACTGTCGTCGAGACCGGCAACGCCGGCGGGCTGCTCATCGACGCGCTCACCGCGCCGAACCGCACGATGACTCTGCCGACCAAGCCGGCCAAGCCCGCGGTGACCGAGGCCGACCTCAGGAAGGTGACGATCGGCAACGAGCTGATGTCGGAGTTCGTCTCGCCGTTCCCGACCGGCGCCGAAAACGCCGCCCGCACCGCCAACATCCGGGTCGGGCTGTCCCGGCTCAACGGCATCGTCGTCGCGCCCGGCGAGACCTTCTCCCTGCTCGACACGCTGCGGCCGTTCACCAAGGAGAACGGCTACGTCGACGCGCCGACGCTGCAGGGCGGCATCGACGTGCCCGGCATGGGCGGCGGCATCTCGCAGGTGTCGACGACGCTCTACAACGCCACGTTCTTCGCCGGGCTCAAGCTCGTCGAGCACACCCCGCACGCGTTCTGGATCCCGCGCTACCCGATGGGCCGCGAGGCGACGATGTGGGACCCGACGATCGACAACAAGTGGACCAACGACTCCGGCCACCCGGTGCGCATCGAGGCCGGCATCGAGGGCAACGCCGCGGTGATCCGGCTCTACGGCACCAAGGTCTTCTCGGTCAGCTCCACGACCGGCAACAAGTTCGACATCCAGCAGCCCGGCGAGCCCAAGCACCTCACCGGCGACAAGTGCATCCCGCAGCCGCCGCAGGAGGGCTTCAAGGTGACCGTCACCCGCGTGGTCACCGACGGCTCCGGCACAGTGGTCAAGAACGAGAGCGTCACCACCAAGTACGCCCCCGCCGTGCGCGTCACCTGCAACTGACGCCCTCCACTCGCCCCGCGCGCCCCACCCGCACGCCCCACCCGCACGCCAAACCCGCGAGTGACGGCTCCCTCGGCGACTGACGGCTCGAAACAGCCGTCGCTCGGCAGACCGACCGTCACTCGACGAGCGTCGCTGGCGGGCGTCTCCGGCGCCCGCCGGATTGCCTGTGGATAAGGCACGGCAGGTCGGTCGCCCGATGCTGCACGATGCGGCGATGGCAACATCCCAGATCCGGCCCGATGAGGTGCTCACCTCAGCCGAGCTCTACCGCTCCGGCGTCAATGCGCCGTACGAACTGCTCCGTATGCCGTCCCGGCTGGTACGCGTGCGGGTCGG is a genomic window containing:
- a CDS encoding SDR family NAD(P)-dependent oxidoreductase; the protein is MADNKVALVTGGSSGLGLELVRALSGDGWHVITDARHAQQLYDATRGLHGVEVVPGDVTDAAHKASLLGAVRRQGRLDLLVHNASTLGPTPLPALGTVTVADLQDVWRTNIGAPLILTADLLPTLLASDGVLLSISSDAAVEHYEGWGLYGASKAGLDHITLTFAAENPALHAYAVDPGDMRTAMHQAAFPGEDISDRPLPQEVVPRLRSLWTTRPPSGRYRATELPADGPASAAGAAGAAGAVADETVGVRA
- a CDS encoding S-adenosylmethionine:tRNA ribosyltransferase-isomerase encodes the protein MRTGGPTRTLRTGPATRFPAPEEQTAPAPAEERGLARDEVRLLVGTRDGIDHVRFRDLPDHLSAGDLVVVNNSATIAGQVDARVAGSGPVVLHVATPLDDGTWVVELRSAPDAARAVLDARPGDHLETGALVLTLRAPYPFDSSPTGTGNRLWQAEVDGDLAAHLRVAGRPISYGYLDRRYPLSAYQTVFSTVPGSAEMPSAARPFTPEVVTRLVAAGVGVAPITLHTGVSSQEAGEGPQAERFEVPEATARQVNATRAAGGRVVAVGTTVTRALESAVTTDGRVGPAYGWTERVVTPDDPPRVVDGLITGWHDPQASHLLLVEAVAGPVLTQAAYDAAVAHGYRWHEFGDAALLL
- the typA gene encoding translational GTPase TypA; amino-acid sequence: MSLKSRSDVRNVAIVAHVDHGKTTLVDKMLWQTGSFGERQTVETTGERVMDSGDLEREKGITILAKNTAISYDGPSADGKPVTINIIDTPGHADFGGEVERGLSMVDGVVLLVDASEGPLPQTRFVLRKALAAKMPVILCINKVDRPDSRIEEVEEETYELFMDLLDDADADADQLDFPVVYASAKAGVASTTRPANGGLPDGNDLEPLFKTILETIPAPTYDDQAPLQAHVTNLDSSNFLGRLALLRVHNGEIKKNQQVTWCRHDGSQRSVKITELLMTEGLERQPADSAGPGDIIAVAGIPEITIGETLADPDNPIPLPLITVDEPAISMTIGTNTSPMAGKVRGSKVTARLVKDRLDRELIGNVSLRVLPTERPDAWEVQGRGELALAILVEQMRREGYELTVGKPQVVTKEVDGKLQEPVEHLTIDTPEEHLGTITQILAARKGRMEQMTNHGTGWVRMEFVVPSRGLIGFRTEFLTETRGTGIAHHVFSGYEPWFGPIVTRQSGSLVADRSGAVTSYAMVNLQERGTLFVEPTTEVYEGMIVGENSRADDMDVNITKEKKLTNVRASSADNFEKIFPPRKLSLEQSLEFCREDECVEVTPDDVRIRKVVLNAGERARAAARARSSAKS
- a CDS encoding PIG-L family deacetylase, whose amino-acid sequence is MVFVHAHPDDESLWTGLAIAHHAARGDDVHVLTATLGEEGEVIPPELRHLQLPDGEARPADIADPLAAVRRDELAGATKALGVSSVTVLADGGYRDSGMAGTPSAAHPRAFTGASVDEVAAAIAGHLRQLDADVVVTYDAHGGYGHPDHIRTHDATRLAVASIERQPALYAVVTPRSWATEDRRWLAGHVDRPGVVVPPEDDAFLPSVVDDEVVTHTVVDERALPAQVAALEQHRTQVSVFDGYYTLSNDVATRLAAREAFVRLDPATGGVAEGTPSARDLRHTGLAG
- a CDS encoding flavin reductase family protein, translating into MTEQPEQPLQQPEPVDPDAFRQVMGRLVTGVTVVTTKAGGLDHAMTANAVMSVSLEPLLVVLSVEKEARFHDAVLESQVWGISILPESARATATWLATRGRPLHGQLDRIPHHHGPATGVALLDDALGTLECHTFDTVGAGDHSLLIGDVRSLSINERPGDALVYYRGAFGVQR
- a CDS encoding VanW family protein — translated: MTIDEAQAGEVVADGKKPGKRRALRRALWIGGPIVLLAGGYVALAASQSGTVPDGTTVGGVKIGGLDEADATAKLRASTRAQLDKPITITAVGRDLTITPASSGISIDTSRGLDGLTGFSLNPRVVWQHLTGGGPHRNLPTTIDQGALQQAVAQAGAVIKGSPVNGSVKFLGGKVVTTPSTPGKGVDAGAVAKDIADGWPGRTSYPADISEQPPALTDGEIDRYVKSFADPAMSAPVTVAVGDKSAKLQPKEVSDLLSTSFDGTSLQPKVDQGMLKEFLDSRTAGLVTSPVNAKLTVKDGQTSVIPGKDGTVVETGNAGGLLIDALTAPNRTMTLPTKPAKPAVTEADLRKVTIGNELMSEFVSPFPTGAENAARTANIRVGLSRLNGIVVAPGETFSLLDTLRPFTKENGYVDAPTLQGGIDVPGMGGGISQVSTTLYNATFFAGLKLVEHTPHAFWIPRYPMGREATMWDPTIDNKWTNDSGHPVRIEAGIEGNAAVIRLYGTKVFSVSSTTGNKFDIQQPGEPKHLTGDKCIPQPPQEGFKVTVTRVVTDGSGTVVKNESVTTKYAPAVRVTCN